The nucleotide window ATGGGTTCCTGGTTAGACTATTAAAGGCAAAATGAAGAACCAGCAGTTTACAAACCAGCTATATTCTCGCATGTCAGTTTTTGTCTCAACACTGGACACATGATTTCCCCATTAACAGATACATGGAAGAGCAGCTAGGCATACAAGCTGATTCAAAAGAGTCCATTTAAACAACACAGCAGCACAAATAACTCTCATACTTACTGAAGCAAAATTAGGTTcctatataattatataactaaAATAACATAAACAAAATCACTAGCTTCTCCTCGGATTTGAAGGCTTAGAATAAAACTCCatcatggggagttcctattgtgggtcagtggtGAGGAAttcgactagaatccatgaggatgcgggtttgaaccctggccccactcagtgggttggggatctggcagaGCAGTGATGccatgtggtataggttgcagatgaggctcggatctggcgatgctgtggttgtagtataagccggcagctgaagctctgatttgatccctggtccaggaacttccaagtggcACAGataaggccataaaaagaaaaataaaatggttaattttgttATGGGAATTTCAgctcaactgaaaaaaaaggtcttaaaaattccactcatacaactcaatggtaaaacaaacaacccaatcaaaaaatgggcagaaaactcaaatagacatttctccaagaagacatatggatggccagcagacacatgcaaagatgctcaacatcactagttatgagagaaatacaaatcaaaactacaaggaggtaccacctcacaccagttagaatggtcATGACtagcaagtctacaaataacatatactggagagggtgtggaaaaaagggaaccctactacactgtcagtgggaacgtaaactggtgcagccaccacagaaaacagtatggaggttcctcagaaaactaaatacagaactaccatatgatcgaGCAAGCCCACTCCTAGgcaatatatccagacaaaattatacttcaaagagatacatgcacccctgtgttaacagcagcactattcacaatagccaagacggagaagcaacctaaatgtctattcaaccgatgaatggatcaagaagatgtggtacatgtatacaacagaatattactcagccataaaaagaatgaaataatgccatctgcagcaacacggatgcagcTAGAGATGCTCAAACTgagtggaataagtcagaaagaatgTCAAATACCATATTATACCCCTTACATGGAGAatataaaacatggcacaaatgaacctatctcacaaaacagaaagagactgagacacagagaagagatCGGTGGTTGCcaaagcagaggagggaggggagggagtggagcagactgagagcttggggttagtaaatttagaatggataaaccacaaggtcctactacAAGCACAGGGAATGTCCAATGTcctgggatagagcatgatggaaaatactgaaaaaaagaatgtatgactgagtcactttgctgtatagcagaaactggcacaacactgtaaatcaactaacccttcttttttttttttcccagggttgcacctgcggcatatggaagttcccagaccaggggtcaaatcagagctacagcagccggcctatgccacagcacagcaacgcaggatccgagcctcgtgcatctgtgaactacaccacagctcacggcaatgccagatccttaacccactgagcgaggccagggatcaaacccgcaacctcatggttcctagtcggattcgtttccgctgcgtcacaacgggaactccggatcaagtaaactttaattttcaaaattcacaaaaattaaaaaaaaaaaaaaattccacactcATCTCAGTAAATTAACAGTTATTTACACCTTTATTCCTCCCTACCACTACTATACAAAGTGTTTTTCAGTAAATGCAAACGTGAAGGGAAGGGCTCTTAAAGAACATGGTAAGTAGGATTCTGATTCTACAAATCCCTCTATTAGAGAAAGTACTTGTAAGAACACTGTTAATAAAAGTGGTTCAAGGCAGGGTGCCTACAAACgcagacaacttacagaataagAGCTCCTTAGAATTATACCCAAAGAGTTACATGCTAACTGCAAATATACCTGGCAAACAAAGTTATCTTAGCGAAAAGTAGTAACATAGTGTTTGTTTCATTCCTCTCCTACATCAGAAGCCCCACCTAAGAAAAGAACTACGTAAGTGTCAGTGCATTGGTAACTATAGCTATTTTATTCTCTATCATTCACTTATTCAAAAGCTGTTATTCAGACAGAGTTCTTCTAATAATGGTTAAACATGATAGGAAATAATTATGCAAACACGTTGGAATAAACTACACTTTACATATAAGATATAATCTTTAGGATGAATATATTATAGATGCAAAGATACATTATTgttatcacaaaaaaaaaaatcaagatggaaAACTGCTTACCCTGTTGCTAAGCACCTTCTGAACAGGTTCAGAATCATCAAACACAACAAACCCAAAATTGGGTAATTTCCCACCACTGTTAATGCGCAGCTCCACCACATTCCCATAATCTGCAAGTGAAACATGGATTCTCAAATTACTCAGAACATTTCCCTTAAATATTACACACACACTGACCAAGGACAGCCAATAGCCAAACAGCCAATAGCGGCTAGAGAGAACATGCAACCTGCTCTGTgtgccacacacacactggaTTCCAAAGATCGTGCAAAACATGTTTATACATACGGAAATGATGTTTTAAATACACTGGGTTAaattaaatattgttaaatttaaattatctgggtttttttttttttcctgctttttatgcatatgcacctatggcatatggaggttcccaggctaggggtctaattggctaatcggagctacagaagccagcttacaccacagccacagcaacgccagctccgagccacgtctgcgacctacgccacagctcacagcaacgccggatccttattaacccactgagtgaggccaaggatcgaacccacaacttcctggttcctagtcagattcatttccactgcaccacgacgggaacgcccatcttttatttctattatacaGCCCTGTTGATAGATGAGTCTAGTGTTTAAAATTCAATAAcctactttgaaaaaaatctttaagctCTAACTTGTCCACCTCATGGGGCAGGTTGCCAATGAAGAGCTGGTGGCTGTCAGGGTGTCTCACGATTCTTCGAGGCTCAACATCCCCTTGCTCACCAGCCTCTCGGACTGAAGAGGAAAGagtgagaatgagagaaagaacacATCTTTCAGTGACTGTTCAACAGTTTCTCTCTAACCCTAAATACAGGTAATTCCACAAACTCCGTGAATTCATATACTTGCATTTAAATGTAAGTACACAAATATcgaccccctaccccccaaaacAGGCTCTCACCTTCGACACACCCATAAAAGGACATCGCCCTCCTTCGCTCTCACCTGGTCTAGGACCCCTCTGGGGAGGAACATTTATTCGCTGTTCCCGAACCCTTTGATCCCTCTGAGGCCTCTGCGGTGGAATCTGAGATTCAGGTTTAGTCTCTGGACGAGGCTGAAAAAATTTATAAGTTAACTTTCGCGTAAGAATGAAAAAAGcttacctttttttcttgtgaagtGTCCTAGCAAACAATTAAGGTTTAAACTAGAAAAtgacaattttctaaaaaaaaaaaaaatcaaaaactttcaTCTTGTAGGAAATGCCCTTGCagtgcaacaggttaagaactCCGCGTTtccacagttgtggcacaggttgcaactgtggcacaggtttgatccctggcctgggaacttccacatgccgtgggtgcagcggccacccctccccaaaaacccccaaaacaaaaactcaccCTGTACCCTTCTCCACTGCCCTATTTGCTATGCCTCTGTGAAACCACACTGCAAGAAACTATAGTAAACTTGCCTGATGTGCAAAAAGCTGAATTAGAAACTCACCTGTGAAGCTGGCACTTTAACAACATGAGGTGGTATCCCGGTAACCGGAACAGCTCCACTGGGAGGAAGGTTCTTACTGGTCACAGACGCCCAGGAAAAGGTCTAAAGAACACCAATATTGGCTGATTACACTATTTATCAAAACAATTTAAgctaggagttccagttgtggctcacctcatggttcctagtcggctgtgacgacgggaactccctatgtcaaCTTCATAATTACCTTGTACACTTTTTCAATCCTCATCACCAAACCCTATTATTTACTTCTTAATtatcttctctccatctcccctgcCATAACGCTattccaaatttttctttcttctctcggACTACCAACCTGTCATCCATTCTCAGACCAATCTACTTTTCCACCTGCGTGCTAAAGTCATTTCAGTTCCTCTTTCCTACTCACCACCAGCTGCCATAAGGACCAAGAAGCCTATCTATCTTCCCAACAGTTCCCACACCTAGAATGATGCTTAGCACACAGGCATGTGAATTACTGTTAgacaaatgacatttttaagaacgctggctccaggagttcctgctgtggcacagagggttaggaATCTACCTGCAGCAGCTTAGGTGGCTTGCAGAGGCACAGTGGGTAAGAGGATCCTGAGATGCCGCAGTTGCTGCtcagattaaatccctagcctgggaactttcagatgcaatgggtgcagccattGAACACCCTGGTTCCAGGAgttcgtcatggctcagcagtaaaaaacccaactaggaaccatgaggatgcgggttcgatcctggccttgctcagtgggtgtacAATCCGatgctgtcatgagctgtggtgtaagtcgcagacacacaCCACAGATCCACAGCTTGGAccttgcactgctgtggcatagaccagcagctgtagcttcgattcgacttctagcctgggaacttccatatgctgcaggtacaccctaaaaagcaaaaaaaaaaaaaaaaaaaaaaaaaacaaaaaaaaaaaaaaaaccccataaatacACCACTAAAGCATATTCCTTCACAGAGCATGAACTGTAATGTAAAGCTTCTATACATTCAGTTGACATCACCCTGATGTTACTCAGGGAGTTACTGAAAAGCTTCAAACTTCTGAAATCTGGCATTCTAATCAGAAAGCAGTCATGTTTCAGCAATTTGTTTCTACTTCCACTGTAAAGTTATATTCGTTTATATTTCATAAAAGGCCAGGAATGAGTCTGTtgtgccatttattttttaagatatgcTATCACTTGTTTGTTATAACAAACATATAATGTGCAAATCGAAAGATGAAATATTACAAAGATGAGGGGCTGTTGATATGGTGATAAAACAGCACCTAGAATTTAGTCTAAAACTATTCAAGTTTTcttaaaggagggaaaaaattcCTTTTGATTCTATAAAGCAATATGCATCTTCTTTCTATTGTTGCtgttcttttagggtcacacccttgacataaggaagttcccaggctaggggtcaaatcagagctgcagctgccagcctaaaccacagccagagcaactcaggactagagccaggtctgcaatctacaccactatggcaatgccagatccttaacccactgattaaagtcagggatcgaacctgtgtcagattcattactgctaagccatcatgggaactctgcGTCTTAACTTTTTATCTGAGGCATGCCTCATTATGTAAGAAATTTCCCTCAACAACAAACACGAAAATGCATCCACAAAAGTCAACCAaccaacactttttaaaatagatagaaacaggagttcccgtcgtggcgcagaggaaacgaatccaactaggaaccataaagctgcaggttcaatccctggcctcactcagtgtaagctgtggtgtaggctggcttggatctgatgtggctgtggctggcagctgtagctgatttgatccctagcctgggaacctccatatgccgtgaatgcagccctaaacagcaaaaaaaaaaaaagaaaaaaagaaaaaaaagatagaaacagAATGAGAACACACTGCATACTCTCAAATCCTCCTGTACTGTCTGTGCTATGTCTGCAGGCGCTGGAGAAGAACTCTTCTGAACATCCTCAGGAGCAGCTTCTTCCAATACTGGCTCAGACTTTTCCTCCTGGACTTCAGATACAGGTTCTTGCTCTGGTTCTGGTTCAGGATCAGGCTCTGGTTCAGCAACAGGTTCTTCTAAATGCTCTTCTAAGTCATTGCTTTCACAGTAAAATTTGAGAAGTATCATTCTGCCTCCATTGACTTAACCAAaaattcctaagtatttactACCTTTAGAGACCTGAACGTAAAgatagcccccctcccccaaaaagatCTAAGAATTATGGATTTGGGTATGAAAACGAGACGACTGCTCAGAAAAGCCCTCACAGAGCAAATCTTAAATAGTCAGATTTGCTAAATTCTCATTAAGCTAAGGCATCAAATAGACCAAAATGAACCAAACTTGTGTTTCTATTAGACTCTCAAAGCTATTATAGTTTACCCATCACATATTATAAAACTAATAGGTTGCAGGGAGGGGGGAAAGGGAGCTATTTAATAGGTAGCTTCAGTTTCGAAAGCTAAAAAAGCTCTAGATCTGTTGCATAATCATGTGCATATACTTAATACTACTATAAAGTACCCATAAAAACATCAGGaaggtaaaatttacattttgttttcactACAAAACAAAGGTAGTGTCTCATAAGACACAAGGAATTTtcgaagaaaaaaaagacaatagttATGATTCAGCATAGTTCTTAAACTTCCATATAAGTCACAGGAATTGTTTGTTAGAGCTCCAGAtgtttttccccctaaaattctAATTTGGTAGGTGTGTGATGAGACAATAAATCTTCATTTTCAACCAGCAACCCAGGTGAGTCCACCACCACACCTTGAAAAGCATTTGAAAGTATGCTTTAAGCACTGAATATTCACATCAAAGATATCACAGGGCTacaatattaatttctatttctattactATGGAACATATTTGTTACTGTcgcagattttaaaaaagaaacaacctaagATACAGTCACACTTCATTGTCTGAATAAACAAGTTCTTTACTGCCACTTTACTCCCGCCTAAATTTATGGATTTATGCCTAAGTCCTAGTCCTTCCAAAGGACATGCAATGCCTTGATGTGTTTGTTGGCTGATAAATCCCAAACCTATGTTTCActtcatgacaaaaaaaaaaaaaaaaaaaaaaaaaaaaaaaaaaaccaaaaagcaactGGTTTTCTGAGATAATTCTGAGCATTACAGCTACCCTCCAACCAAGGAAAAGGTTAAACAACCTGAATTCTCATGTAGCTCCTGACAGATTAACACAGTTTTTTTCCCTTACCTGACAGTTTGATCATAGAAAGTTCCAGAATCATCAGGCACCACCTCAGGTGTCTGCTGTCTTTCTTCAGGTTCCTCTACTTCTTCTTCAGATTCTAAATAAGAAAAGCGATTTAAAGTAATTTGTGCTTACTTAATGCACAAATATATTCACTTTCACAATGTACATCATGACAAGAGAGGCAATGAAGAaaggtacacatacacaaaaaaagtgagaaaacaggGCAACTGAGTAAAATTATGACATAAGCTTTACGGACAGGCATGGAATCTAAGATTATAATGCCAGTTAATCCAATGAAGGCTCTACCATCAAACTAGCTATATGACATCAGGCAAATTACTGCTGTGCTTTTCAGAGCCAAAATTATTACATAGGAACAATAGTGCCCAAAGTACCTATCTGTAAGACTGTTGTATTACAGATAATACAAAGCACTTAGAATTCTCAGTCATAAGAAAACACTTAAATACTAATTACTCCATAGGTCTCTTGGGTTTCCAAACATCTTAAAATTGAGGCAATAACcagcttttgttcatttttttttaataatgatttttattttttccatcatagctggattacaatgttcagtcaattttctactgtacagcaaagtgacccaattacacatacatcgGACtatcttttaagaatatttatatagTAAACACTCTAGGAAAACTTTGTCTATCTCCAGAGCAATAGGCAGGCATGTTTGCTGCCCATTACACTGTTTCAGTTCCTTAAACTTAGGGTTCCACTTAAGCAGGTACCATTTAAACATCAATGTTCTACAGAAACTATGGCCAAAGCTTACTGTTGTTGCTGTAATAACCTACTTCTGACTCAGGAATTTTATATCTCTTCTGCCACTATCCACTAAGCTGTCAGTTCAAGTAGGTTAAAAAATCTCAGATCTTCATGTCTTGACAATTAAAAGCtactaataaaaaatacaaggaatTCTAAAAACATTCAAGAAATCTCTACTTTCCTCAGATCAAtctgattccaaaaaaaaaaaaaaacttagacaaGTAACTTACCCTCCTGAGGCTCCGTGACAAAGCCACCAAAGACCTCATCTTGGTATCTGAAGATATCATTGTGAACATAGAATTTATTTGCAACAGAGCCCTGCAATGCCAACAAACGTTTTCATTTTTCAGCAGATCTTTAACCATCCAAATCACCCTACCATGGTTCTCAACCAAAGGCAATACCGCCCAACCCCAGGAGACACTTAGCAACTTCTGGAGACATGTTAGTTTCCACCGAGTTGAGGAGAGGGATGCTGCTCCGCATCCTGCACTGCACAGGACAGCGTCCCCAACAAACTGTTCAGCGCAAAACGTTAGCAGGGCTACAGCTGAAAAACCCTGCTCAACATCACAGCTGTTAAAAACtacactcaaggagttcccattgtagctcagtggtgacaaacccaatagcatccatgaggatgcaggttctatccctggccttgcttagtgggttaaggatcggcgttgccgtgagctgtagtgtgagTCAtaaactcagctcagatcccccgttgctgtggctgtggtgtacaccggcagctgcagctctgattcgacccctagcctaggaacttccatacaccacaggtatggccctaaaaaaacaacaaaaaaaagaacactcaaaTACATTTCGTGCTTAAAATTCCACTGGATGAATATCCCCAAACTGAGAAA belongs to Sus scrofa isolate TJ Tabasco breed Duroc chromosome 16, Sscrofa11.1, whole genome shotgun sequence and includes:
- the G3BP1 gene encoding ras GTPase-activating protein-binding protein 1 isoform X1; the encoded protein is MVMEKPSPLLVGREFVRQYYTLLNQAPDMLHRFYGKNSSYVHGGLDSNGKPADAVYGQKEIHRKVMAQNFTNCHTKIRHVDAHATLNDGVVVQVMGLLSNNNQALRRFMQTFVLAPEGSVANKFYVHNDIFRYQDEVFGGFVTEPQEESEEEVEEPEERQQTPEVVPDDSGTFYDQTVSNDLEEHLEEPVAEPEPDPEPEPEQEPVSEVQEEKSEPVLEEAAPEDVQKSSSPAPADIAQTVQEDLRTFSWASVTSKNLPPSGAVPVTGIPPHVVKVPASQPRPETKPESQIPPQRPQRDQRVREQRINVPPQRGPRPVREAGEQGDVEPRRIVRHPDSHQLFIGNLPHEVDKLELKDFFQNYGNVVELRINSGGKLPNFGFVVFDDSEPVQKVLSNRPIMFRGEVRLNVEEKKTRAAREGDRRDNRLRGPGGPRGGLGGGMRGPPRGGMVQKPGFGVGRGLTPRQ